CCGGCGTACACAGCGGTCTGCTCGCCGACAACCCGGAGCTGCGCGGCACCCGCCGGCTGGACGCGACCCGGATCGACGGCGAGGTGGCCGGGCCGGAGTCGGTCCCGCCGCTGCTGGGTTTCCCGGTCGACGGCCGGGTGCACGTGCTGGACACCGCGACCGGCCGGGTGCTCCAGAACGTCGAGCCCGGCCGCGACGAGCGGCTGTCCGTGGTCGGCGGCCGGCTGCTCCGGATCGCGGCGACCTCCCGCGACGGGAGCTGCTACTTCGTCATCACCGCCGTCGACCCGGCCACCGGCCAGCAGGTGTGGCGGCGGGCCGGGATCAACCTGCGCACCGCGGACTCCGCCGGCTGCGTGCAGCGGGAGGATCCGCAGGGCGCCCGCAATGTGCTCATCGGGGTGGCCCCGGACGGCCGCGAGGCGGTGCTCGACGGGTACGACGGACGGCCGCTCCAGGTCGGCGCGGAGGGTGAGAAGCTGCTCGCCGTCGACGACAGGTACGCGGTGGTGCGCGGCGCCGGCAAGGATTCGCTGCTCGGCCGTGAGCTGTCGGCCGACCGGACCCGGTGGACCCGTCCGGCGGGCAGCAGGAGTGGCGCGGCGCTCACCCCGTACGCGGTGGTGATCAGCGACGAGAAGCCGTCCCGGCTGGTCGCGGTCGAGCCCCGCGAGGGCCGGGTGCTGGTCGAGCTGCGTACCTCGGCGAACGCTCTGGCGGTCGGCCCGAACGGCATGATCATCGGCGAGGGGCGGGAGATCGGGTACGTCCGCTGGGGCGCCGCTGCCGCCGGGGTGTCCCGGCCGGACCAGGGCCCGGTGCCGGCGCCCGACCCGGCCGACACCGGTCGTCCCCCCAGCGACCAGGGCAGTTGCGGGCCGAAGCGGGAGCTCTGCGCCGACGGGAAGTGACGCGCGGTGAGATGGGCGTCCCACGACCCACCGGCGGGTGTCACCGATCGATCGCTCTGCCCTAGGCTTTTCGGTCATGAGCAGTGCCACCGCCTTCTCGTACGCGCCCCTGCTGCCGACCGGTCCGGACCAGACGGAATACCGCCTGGTCACCGACGAGGGCGTGGACGTCGTCAACGGCCCGGGTGGCCGCCGGTTCCTCACCGTCGAACCGGCCGCGCTCACCGCGTTGACCGCCGAGGCCATGCACGACATCGCCCACTTCCTGCGCCCGGCCCACCTGGCCCAGCTCCGGTCGATCATCGACGATCCGGCGGCCTCGCCGAATGACCGGTTCGTCGCGCTCGACCTGCTGCGTAACGCCAACATCGCGGCCGGCGGCGTGCTGCCGATGTGCCAGGACACCGGCACCGCGATCGTGATGGGCAAGCGCGGTCGGCACGTGCTCACCGACGGCGCCGACGCGGAGGCGATCTCGCGCGGCGTCTACCAGGCGTACACCCGGCTCAACCTGCGCTACTCCCAACTCGCGCCGTTGACCATGTGGGACGAGCGGAACACCGGCAGCAACCTGCCGGCGCAGGTGGAGCTGTACGCCGAGGACCCGGACGGGCACCCCGACGCGTACAAGTTCCTCTTCATGGCCAAGGGCGGCGGTTCGGCCAACAAGTCCTACCTCTACCAGGAGACCAAGGCGCTGTTGAATCCGACGCGGATGATGCAGCTCCTGGAGGAGAAGCTGCGGCTGATCGGCACCGCCGCCTGCCCGCCCTACCACCTGGCGATCGTCATCGGCGGCACCTCGGCGGAGTACGCCCTGAAGACCGCCAAGTACGCCTCGGCGAAATATCTGGACGCGCTGCCGACGCGGGGTTCGATGAGCGCGCACGGCTTCCGTGACCTGGAGTTGGAGGCCGAGGTGCTGGAGCTGACCCGCAACTTCGGCATCGGCGCGCAGTTCGGCGGTCGCTACTTCTGCCACGACGTGCGGGTGGTCCGGCTGCCCCGGCACGGCGCCTCCTGCCCGGTCGCCATCGCGGTCTCGTGTTCTGCCGACCGTCAGGCGGTTGCCAAGATCACCCCGTCGGGTGTGTGGCTGGAGCGACTCGAAACCGACCCGGCGCGCTTCCTGCCCGACGTCACCGACGAGACACTGGACACCGAGACCGTCGTCCGCGTCGACCTGAACCGGCCGATGGCCGAGATCCGGGCCGAGTTGTCGCAATACCCGGTGAAGACGCGCCTGTCGCTCACCGGCCCGCTCGTCGTCGCCCGTGACATCGCCCACGCGAAGATCGCCGAGCGGCTGGACGCCGGCGAGCCGATGCCGCACTATCTGCGCGACCACGCGGTCTACTACGCCGGCCCGGCCAAGACCCCGGAGGGCTACGCCTCCGGGTCGTTCGGACCCACCACGGCCGGCCGGATGGACGCCTATGTGGAGAGGTTCCAGGCGGCCGGCGGTTCGATGGTGATGCTGGCCAAGGGCAACCGGTCCGCTCAGGTGACCCGCTCCTGCCACGCCCACGGTGGGTTCTACCTCGGCTCGATCGGCGGTCCGGCCGCCCGGCTCGCCCAGGACTGCATCAAGCACGTCGAGGTGCTCGAATATGCCGAGCTGGGCATGGAGGCGGTCTGGAAGATCGAGGTGGAGGACTTCCCCGCCTTCATCATCGTGGACGACAAGGGCAACGACTTCTTCGCCGATGTGATGAGTCCTAAGAGTGTCCTTCGGATCGGTTCTCGACCCTGACAGGGCAGTCCGCCACGCAGACTTTCTAATATCGCTGGATGTTCCGACCGACGTACCCGATTCGTACTGCGCGGCTCACCTTGCGCCCGGTCACGCTGAATGATCTCGATGATGTGTATTCGTGGCAGCGCCGACCGGACGTCTTCCGCTGGATGCTCGGCGAGCCGCGTACTCGCGAGGAGTCGCGATCGTCGGTGATCGCCATGGCGGGTGAGGACGCGCTACGGGCTGAGGGCGATTGCTTGACGTTGGCCGTATCCACCGACGCCGGGGTCATCGGGACGGTGGAGCTGGTCTGGGGCAGCCAGACCGACCGCACGGCTGAACTCGGGTACGTCTTCCATCCGGATCATGGGGGTCGCGGACTGGCTACGGAAGCCGCTGCGGCATTGCTGCATTGGGGGTTCACCGAGTTCGGATTGCACCGGATCTACGCCCGGTGTCACGGCCGCAATGCTGCGTCTGCCCGCCTGATGGCCCGGCTCGGCATGCGTCAGGAGGCGCACCACGTCGAAAGCTACGTGTTCAATGGGGAGTGGGCCGACCAGCTCGTCTACGCCATCCTGGCCAGCGAGTGGAGCCGACGCCCGCTACGGGGCTATTGAAACTCCTGGTCACTTCTTCGCCGAGGTCACCAAGCCGGTGCTCACCGTCGGCCGCCGCTGACTTCGCCGCCGTACGCGAGGGGCGCCCGGGCCAGGCCCGCGCGCCCCTCGGCGCGTCCGCCGTGCATCGACATCGGTGCGCCTGACCAGCCTCGCGGCCGGGCAGGCGCACCGCCCCCGTCGGATGCCGTCACCGACAACCGGATTGAGTCTGGGCGCAGGCGCTGTCGATCCGCTATCACATCACTATCGCCTCCACGCGGCGTTCGGTGATCGTCGGGCTACGCTGCTGGAAGGTGCAACCGGGCGTACGGGGGTCGCAGATGCGGTTCGGGATCCTGGGCCCGCTGCGGGTGGGCGGCGGCGAAGCCACCGTCACCGCAGGTCGGGACCGGATCGTGCTCGCCATGCTGCTGTTGCGCGCCGGTCGGGTGGTGCCGACCGAGGAGCTTGTCGACGCCATCTGGGAGGAACGCCCGCCGGCCACCGCCCGCGCCCAGCTCCAGATCTGCGTGTCGCGACTGCGGCACCGGTTCGTGGTGCTGGGCCTGCCCGCCGACACCATCGTCACCGACCCCGCTGGTTACGGGATCCGGGTCGGGCCGGACGATCTGGACGCCGAGGTGTTCGCCCGCATCGTGGAGACCGCCCGCGCGGCGGTGAGCGCCGGTCGGGCGACCGAGGCGCGTGAGCACTACCGGGCCGCGCTGGCGCTGTGGCGCGGCCCCGCGCTGGCCGGCATTCCCGCCCGGAGCGTACGGCGGCGGGCGCAGACGCTCGACGAGCAGCGGCTCGCGATCCTGGAGGAGTGCGTCGACGTCGAGCTGCGGCTGCGCCGGGCGGCCGACCTGGTCGACGAGCTGGCCGAGAACGTCGAGCGACACCCGCTGCGGGAACGGCTGCGCGGGCAGTTGATGCAGGCGCTGTCCGCGCTGGGCCGGCAGGCGGACGCGCTCGCCGTCTACCGGGAGGGGCGACGGATCTACGCCGAGGAGTTGGGCATCGAACCCGGCTCGGCGCTCCAGGCGCTGCACCAGCGGCTGCTGGCCGGTGACGACGCCGGGAGCGGGCCGGCGGTCGCGCCCCGGGCCGTTCCGGTGCGCGCCCTGCCCCGGGCCATCAGCGACTTCACCGGGCGGCAGCAGACCATGGCCCGGCTGGTGAAGGAGATCGTGGCCGAGGGCGCCCGCCTGCACCTGATCGACGGGATGGCCGGGAGCGGTAAGACCACCCTCGCCGTGCAGGTCGCGACCGCCGTGCGGGAGCAGTTCCCGGACGCGCAGCTCTTCATCGACCTGCACGGTTACAGCGAGCGCACCCCGTTGACCGCCGCCGCCGCGGCCGGGACGTTGCTCCGGCAGCTCGGGGTGCCCCCCGAGCGGGTGCCGGTCGACCCGGAGGACCGGCTGGCCATGTGGCGCTCCGAACTCGCCGACCGGCGGGCCGCGGTGGTGCTCGACAATGCGGCGAGCGCCCGCCAGGCCGCCGCGTTGCTGCCCAGCGGCCCGGACAATCTGGTGCTGGTGACGAGCCGCCGCCGGCTGGTCGGTCTCGACGACGGGCGTCCCCACTCGCTGCCAGTCCTGGACCCGGACGAGGCGCTGGAACTGCTCGGCCGGGTGGTCGGCGTCGACCGGATCGGCGCGGAGCCGGCGGCGGCGGCCGAGGTGGTCAGGCGGTGCGGCTACCTGCCACTCGCCATCCGGCTGGCCGGCGCCCGCCTGGCGCACCGTCCGCTCTGGCGGGTCGCCGACCTGGCGCAGCGGCTGACCGAGGCACAGGATCCGCTGGCCGAGCTGGCGGCCGGCGAGCGTTCGGTGGGTCATGCCTTCGCCCTGTCGTACGCCCAGGTCTCGGCGCCGGCCCGGCGGTTGTTCCGGCTGCTCGGGCTGCACCCGGGGGTGCGGTTCGACAACCGGGTGGCGGCAGCGCTCATCGAGCTGCCGCTGCCCGAGACACAGGACCTGCTCGACGAGCTTGTCGACGCGCATCTGGCCGAGGAGGTGGAGCCGGGCCGTTACCGCCTCCACGACCTGCTGCGGGAGTACGCCCGCCGGCTGTTGGCCGAGTCCGAGCATGCGGAGGAACGACGGGCCGGTGTCGACCGGCTGATCGAATACCACCTTCAGGTGGCGGCAGCTCTCGCGATCCTCGCCGAGGCCAAGCCGAGCGGCATGGCGAACGTCGTGCTCCCACCGCCGCGTCGTCCCGACCTGGTGCTCACCCAGGAACGGCGGGGCCTGTCCTGGTTCGACGAGAACCGGGCCACGCTCACCGCGTTGGTTCGCCTCGCCGAGTCGGAGGGCCTGCTCGACCACTGCTGGCAGCTCACCCGGGCGTTCTGGTGGTCCAACTTCGTCGGTGGCCACCTCGACGAGCTGGTCGAGACGCACGACGTGGCCCTCCGGGCGGCGACCGTGTCGGGCAACGACGAGGCGGTGGCCATCACCATGAACTACCTCGCCTCGGCGAAGTTCCGGCTCGGCCGTTACGCCGAGTCGGTCCGGCTGATGGAGGCGGTCGTCGACCGCTACCGCCGGCTCGGCCTGCGTCAGGAACGGGTGCAGGCGCTCGGCAACCTCGCCGCCGCGTGTTTCGGCGGCGACGAGTACGAACGCTGCCTGGAGTGCTTGGACGAGGCCCACCGGACCGCCCGCTACCCGGAGGACGCCGGGCTGATGGCGACCCTGTTCAACATGCTCTCGATCGTGCTGCTCTTCCGGGGCCGGTACGACCTGGCCCTCCGGGCGGCCCGCCAGCACGTCCTGCTGGCCCGGGAGGGCGGTGAGTTCCGGCACACCGGGAACGCGATCGGCCACCTCGGCATGATCCGGCACCGCATGGGCGACCTGGGGCCGGCCCGCCGGCTGCTCCGGGCGGCGCTGCGGGTCAAGCGGTCCAGCGCCAACCGGTTCGGCGAGGGGGAGATCCTCAACGAGATCGGCCTGATGGAGCAGGAGGCGGGGCGTCCGGCCGAGGCCGAGGCCCGGCACCGCGCCGCGCTGCTGGCGATGACCGACGCCGGCGACCGGGTCGGGCAGTGCGCGTCCCGCAACCTGCTGGCGCGCGCCCTGCGCGCGCTCGGTGACGTGGACACCGCGCTCGACCTGCACCGGCGGGTGATGACCGACGCCACCCGGCTCGGCCTCCGCTACGAGCAGGGGCGGGCCCTCGACGGGCTGGCCCGCTGCCTGCGCGACACCGACCCGGCGCAGGCCCGCCGGTACGCCGCCCGGGCGCTTGTGCTGTTCCGCCAGGTCGAGTCGCCGGACCGGCGGGCGACCGAGGAGTTGCTGGCCGAGCTGGGTTGAGGGCGGCCCGCTTTCCCTGCACGTCGGCGGGTGGCGGGGCAGGATGGTACGGGTGACGACTCCAGAGGCGACCGGTTACCGGATCGAACGCGACTCGATGGGCGAGGTGGAGGTGCCCGCCGAGGCGCTGTGGCGGGCACAGACGCAGCGCGCGGTGCAGAACTTCCCGATCTCGGGGCGCGGGCTCGAACCGGCCCAGATCAAGGCGCTGGCGCAGATCAAGGGCGCGGCTGCCCAGGTCAACGGCGAGCTGGGGGTGATCGACGCGGACGTGGCCGAGGCCATCGCCACCGCCGCCGCCCATGTGGTCGCCGGCGGTTACGACGACCAGTTCCCGGTGGACGTGTTCCAGACCGGTTCCGGCACCTCGTCCAACATGAACACGAACGAGGTGATCGCGTCGCTGGCGAGCCGCGAGCTGGGCCGGGACGTCCACCCGAACGACCACGTCAACGCGTCGCAGTCCAGCAACGACGTGTTCCCCACCTCGATCCACCTGGCCGCCACCCAGTTCGTGGTGGAGGATCTGCTTCCCTCGTTGACCCAGCTCGCCATGGCGTTGGAGGCGAAGGCGGCCGAGTTCGAGACCGTGGTCAAGGCCGGCCGTACCCACCTGATGGACGCCACCCCGGTCACCCTGGGGCAGGAGTTCGGTGGGTACGCCGCACAGGTCCGCTACGGCGTCGAGCGGCTGGAGATGGCGCTGCCCCGGCTGGCCGAGCTGCCGCTCGGCGGCACCGCCGTGGGCACCGGCATCAACACCCCGCTGGGTTTCGCGGGCAAGGTGATCGGGCGCCTGCGGGACTCGACCGGCCTGCCGCTGTCCGAGGCGCGCAACCACTTCGAGGCGCAGGGCGCCCGGGACGCCCTGGTGGAGACGTCGGGCCAGCTCCGCACCGTCGCGGTCAGCCTCTACAAGATCGCCAACGACGTACGCTGGATGGGGTCCGGCCCTCGCGCCGGTCTGCGTGAGCTGCGCATCCCCGATCTCCAACCCGGATCGTCGATCATGCCCGGCAAGGTCAACCCGGTGGTGGCCGAGGCGATGCGCCAGGTCTGCGCCCAGGTGGTCGGCAACGACGCGGCGGTGGCGTTCGCCGGTTCGCAGGGCGACTTCGAGCTGAACGTGATGCTCCCGGTGATGGGCCGGAACCTCCTGGAGTCGATCAAGCTGATCGCCGCGTCGAGTCGACTCTTCGCGGAGCGCCTGGTGGCCGGCCTGGTCGCGGACGCCGAGGTCTGCCTGGCGTACGCGGAAGGGTCGCCGTCGATCGTCACCCCGCTCAACCGCCACCTCGGGTACGACGAGGCCGCCTCGATCGCCAAGGAGGCGCTGGCCAAGCAGGTCTCCATCCGCGAGGTGGTGATCTCGCGCGGCCACGTCGACTCGGGCAAGCTCACCGAGACCCAGCTCGACGAGGCGCTGGACCTGCTCCGGATGACCCACCCCTGATCAGGGCATCGCCCGACGGCGGGCC
The genomic region above belongs to Micromonospora sp. WMMD1128 and contains:
- a CDS encoding AfsR/SARP family transcriptional regulator → MRFGILGPLRVGGGEATVTAGRDRIVLAMLLLRAGRVVPTEELVDAIWEERPPATARAQLQICVSRLRHRFVVLGLPADTIVTDPAGYGIRVGPDDLDAEVFARIVETARAAVSAGRATEAREHYRAALALWRGPALAGIPARSVRRRAQTLDEQRLAILEECVDVELRLRRAADLVDELAENVERHPLRERLRGQLMQALSALGRQADALAVYREGRRIYAEELGIEPGSALQALHQRLLAGDDAGSGPAVAPRAVPVRALPRAISDFTGRQQTMARLVKEIVAEGARLHLIDGMAGSGKTTLAVQVATAVREQFPDAQLFIDLHGYSERTPLTAAAAAGTLLRQLGVPPERVPVDPEDRLAMWRSELADRRAAVVLDNAASARQAAALLPSGPDNLVLVTSRRRLVGLDDGRPHSLPVLDPDEALELLGRVVGVDRIGAEPAAAAEVVRRCGYLPLAIRLAGARLAHRPLWRVADLAQRLTEAQDPLAELAAGERSVGHAFALSYAQVSAPARRLFRLLGLHPGVRFDNRVAAALIELPLPETQDLLDELVDAHLAEEVEPGRYRLHDLLREYARRLLAESEHAEERRAGVDRLIEYHLQVAAALAILAEAKPSGMANVVLPPPRRPDLVLTQERRGLSWFDENRATLTALVRLAESEGLLDHCWQLTRAFWWSNFVGGHLDELVETHDVALRAATVSGNDEAVAITMNYLASAKFRLGRYAESVRLMEAVVDRYRRLGLRQERVQALGNLAAACFGGDEYERCLECLDEAHRTARYPEDAGLMATLFNMLSIVLLFRGRYDLALRAARQHVLLAREGGEFRHTGNAIGHLGMIRHRMGDLGPARRLLRAALRVKRSSANRFGEGEILNEIGLMEQEAGRPAEAEARHRAALLAMTDAGDRVGQCASRNLLARALRALGDVDTALDLHRRVMTDATRLGLRYEQGRALDGLARCLRDTDPAQARRYAARALVLFRQVESPDRRATEELLAELG
- a CDS encoding GNAT family N-acetyltransferase, producing MFRPTYPIRTARLTLRPVTLNDLDDVYSWQRRPDVFRWMLGEPRTREESRSSVIAMAGEDALRAEGDCLTLAVSTDAGVIGTVELVWGSQTDRTAELGYVFHPDHGGRGLATEAAAALLHWGFTEFGLHRIYARCHGRNAASARLMARLGMRQEAHHVESYVFNGEWADQLVYAILASEWSRRPLRGY
- a CDS encoding class II fumarate hydratase; its protein translation is MVRVTTPEATGYRIERDSMGEVEVPAEALWRAQTQRAVQNFPISGRGLEPAQIKALAQIKGAAAQVNGELGVIDADVAEAIATAAAHVVAGGYDDQFPVDVFQTGSGTSSNMNTNEVIASLASRELGRDVHPNDHVNASQSSNDVFPTSIHLAATQFVVEDLLPSLTQLAMALEAKAAEFETVVKAGRTHLMDATPVTLGQEFGGYAAQVRYGVERLEMALPRLAELPLGGTAVGTGINTPLGFAGKVIGRLRDSTGLPLSEARNHFEAQGARDALVETSGQLRTVAVSLYKIANDVRWMGSGPRAGLRELRIPDLQPGSSIMPGKVNPVVAEAMRQVCAQVVGNDAAVAFAGSQGDFELNVMLPVMGRNLLESIKLIAASSRLFAERLVAGLVADAEVCLAYAEGSPSIVTPLNRHLGYDEAASIAKEALAKQVSIREVVISRGHVDSGKLTETQLDEALDLLRMTHP
- a CDS encoding fumarate hydratase, which translates into the protein MSSATAFSYAPLLPTGPDQTEYRLVTDEGVDVVNGPGGRRFLTVEPAALTALTAEAMHDIAHFLRPAHLAQLRSIIDDPAASPNDRFVALDLLRNANIAAGGVLPMCQDTGTAIVMGKRGRHVLTDGADAEAISRGVYQAYTRLNLRYSQLAPLTMWDERNTGSNLPAQVELYAEDPDGHPDAYKFLFMAKGGGSANKSYLYQETKALLNPTRMMQLLEEKLRLIGTAACPPYHLAIVIGGTSAEYALKTAKYASAKYLDALPTRGSMSAHGFRDLELEAEVLELTRNFGIGAQFGGRYFCHDVRVVRLPRHGASCPVAIAVSCSADRQAVAKITPSGVWLERLETDPARFLPDVTDETLDTETVVRVDLNRPMAEIRAELSQYPVKTRLSLTGPLVVARDIAHAKIAERLDAGEPMPHYLRDHAVYYAGPAKTPEGYASGSFGPTTAGRMDAYVERFQAAGGSMVMLAKGNRSAQVTRSCHAHGGFYLGSIGGPAARLAQDCIKHVEVLEYAELGMEAVWKIEVEDFPAFIIVDDKGNDFFADVMSPKSVLRIGSRP
- a CDS encoding PQQ-binding-like beta-propeller repeat protein, producing the protein MLLGLITVVVLAATGVWNPFPGLWDWVDRSKPISEPDVVWQQRVGGTPRSVTIAGDTVIVEQRTRVESRNLADGTQLWERKADWSAVAGSGRESVVAVGKLLNKGYEVLDPVTGVTRRRDDRAIAVWTYRNLLLDAYCVEPTDCTLRAWEPRGNAPLWTAFLPGVHSGLLADNPELRGTRRLDATRIDGEVAGPESVPPLLGFPVDGRVHVLDTATGRVLQNVEPGRDERLSVVGGRLLRIAATSRDGSCYFVITAVDPATGQQVWRRAGINLRTADSAGCVQREDPQGARNVLIGVAPDGREAVLDGYDGRPLQVGAEGEKLLAVDDRYAVVRGAGKDSLLGRELSADRTRWTRPAGSRSGAALTPYAVVISDEKPSRLVAVEPREGRVLVELRTSANALAVGPNGMIIGEGREIGYVRWGAAAAGVSRPDQGPVPAPDPADTGRPPSDQGSCGPKRELCADGK